The following are encoded in a window of Desulfurellaceae bacterium genomic DNA:
- a CDS encoding DoxX family protein, with amino-acid sequence MFMKDYGEQTYALLRIIAGFLFFFHGTQKLFGFPLAVPEAPAFVLYGAGIIELVGGILVMVGFYTRWAAFVCSGLMAAAYWMAHGTQALFPIANQGELAALYCFVFLCISARGAGMWAMDAANA; translated from the coding sequence ATGTTCATGAAGGACTATGGGGAGCAGACCTACGCGCTGCTGCGCATTATTGCCGGGTTTTTGTTCTTTTTTCATGGTACCCAAAAGCTGTTCGGCTTTCCGCTAGCGGTGCCGGAGGCGCCGGCCTTTGTCCTTTATGGGGCTGGCATCATTGAACTGGTCGGCGGGATTCTGGTCATGGTCGGTTTCTACACGCGCTGGGCGGCCTTTGTGTGCAGCGGCCTGATGGCGGCCGCCTACTGGATGGCGCACGGCACCCAGGCCCTGTTTCCCATCGCCAATCAGGGCGAGCTGGCCGCTCTGTACTGCTTTGTGTTTTTGTGTATTTCGGCCCGGGGCGCCGGCATGTGGGCTATGGACGCGGCGAATGCCTAG
- a CDS encoding LLM class flavin-dependent oxidoreductase: MDIGVFCVIPSAAADPAIIARRAEELGFESYWVPDHPVVPVGSEQTYPGTPPDGSSLTFLTRIPDPLIVLARAGAVTTR; encoded by the coding sequence ATGGATATTGGCGTGTTCTGTGTCATCCCGTCTGCGGCCGCCGATCCGGCGATCATTGCCAGGCGTGCCGAAGAACTCGGTTTCGAGTCCTACTGGGTTCCCGACCATCCGGTCGTGCCGGTGGGCAGTGAGCAAACCTATCCGGGCACCCCGCCCGACGGCAGCTCCCTCACCTTTCTGACTCGCATTCCCGACCCGCTGATTGTCCTGGCCCGCGCCGGGGCGGTCACCACCAGGC